One window from the genome of Moorena sp. SIOASIH encodes:
- a CDS encoding helix-turn-helix transcriptional regulator: MMLREHHDITLLKLRQQVGLTQRELAEALGVTQKTISIWERGKMQPKLSFWQTKLMMEKLNCTLDQLIIATELKHQNENEIKSPPVVPHNPRFF; encoded by the coding sequence GAACATCATGACATAACACTACTAAAGTTGCGCCAGCAAGTTGGCTTAACTCAGCGAGAACTTGCTGAGGCTCTTGGAGTAACCCAAAAAACCATTTCCATTTGGGAAAGGGGTAAAATGCAGCCTAAGCTCTCCTTTTGGCAGACTAAGTTAATGATGGAAAAGCTCAACTGCACCCTTGATCAGCTAATCATTGCCACTGAGCTGAAACACCAGAATGAAAATGAAATTAAATCCCCCCCAGTGGTACCACATAATCCCAGATTTTTCTAA